The Anaerohalosphaeraceae bacterium genome has a window encoding:
- the fliF gene encoding flagellar basal-body MS-ring/collar protein FliF, with protein sequence MGLFDKINAVWQKVGLVQRALLAALVLTCVLTAVLLTRWAARPEMRLLFGNLSLEQASKIADKISEQNIPYEIRGGGSSIFVPAEKVHELRALAAREGLLPRNGEPGYEIFDNEKLGVSPLVQKMNYNRALQGELARTIQVFDGVQYARVHIVRPEQTLFTGSEQKASASVMLQLKPGWQISQSTVAAIANLVAGAVEGLTPDQVTVADSQGRILTQAGKLDSYAAGANTYLEYQNAVEIEMANRLQRALERVLGPNRSTVMVKATVDMNSESIVRKTYEKGIPKEETIDETSTIKQSAKSSEEGDNTPSSTEKKGTTTTQYQLPETITTQTKIPGRVTAWSVSVIVDLSKPSSENPAGGNEQNQQTTPGNENNLLMSLEDVKEIIRTAIGPDLLSEQNLTVKHVPFYRPPAEPVQAGPNWDSLIEIARQLSMGILAVSALLVLRIFTRAAAKTAAQPASGTEMMLGGAGMPMLPAGMDTPAAMRRMIAAQLQQNPEQVRTLFSTWLAEDQ encoded by the coding sequence ATGGGGCTATTCGATAAAATCAATGCAGTCTGGCAGAAAGTCGGGCTGGTGCAGCGGGCACTTCTGGCGGCGCTGGTTCTGACGTGCGTCCTGACGGCGGTGCTGCTGACCCGCTGGGCCGCGCGGCCCGAGATGCGTCTGCTCTTCGGCAACCTGTCTCTCGAACAGGCCTCCAAAATTGCCGACAAAATCAGTGAACAGAACATTCCCTATGAAATCCGCGGCGGGGGCAGCAGCATCTTTGTTCCGGCCGAAAAGGTGCATGAACTGCGGGCTCTGGCCGCCCGGGAGGGTCTGCTGCCCCGAAACGGCGAGCCCGGCTATGAAATCTTCGACAACGAAAAACTCGGCGTCAGCCCTCTGGTTCAGAAGATGAATTACAATCGGGCCCTGCAGGGAGAGCTGGCCCGCACGATTCAGGTCTTCGACGGCGTTCAGTATGCCCGCGTGCACATCGTTCGGCCTGAACAAACCCTGTTTACCGGCAGCGAACAGAAGGCCTCCGCCTCGGTAATGCTCCAGCTCAAACCCGGCTGGCAGATCAGCCAATCAACCGTTGCCGCCATTGCTAATCTGGTTGCCGGAGCCGTCGAAGGGCTCACACCCGACCAGGTCACCGTCGCCGACAGTCAGGGACGCATCCTCACGCAGGCGGGCAAACTGGACAGCTACGCTGCCGGCGCCAATACCTATCTCGAATATCAAAACGCCGTGGAAATTGAGATGGCCAACCGGCTGCAGCGGGCCCTCGAACGCGTGCTCGGACCGAACCGCTCCACCGTGATGGTCAAGGCCACCGTGGATATGAACAGCGAATCGATCGTCCGAAAAACATACGAAAAGGGCATTCCGAAAGAAGAAACCATCGACGAAACCTCCACCATCAAGCAGTCCGCCAAAAGCTCAGAAGAGGGAGACAATACCCCCTCCTCCACTGAAAAGAAGGGCACCACCACTACGCAATATCAGCTGCCGGAAACCATCACAACCCAGACGAAAATTCCCGGACGCGTTACAGCCTGGTCGGTCTCGGTAATTGTGGACCTGTCCAAACCGTCCTCCGAGAATCCGGCAGGGGGAAACGAACAGAACCAGCAAACCACACCCGGAAACGAAAACAACCTGCTGATGTCTCTGGAAGACGTCAAAGAAATTATCCGCACGGCCATCGGACCGGATTTGCTCAGCGAGCAGAATCTGACCGTCAAACATGTGCCGTTTTACCGTCCGCCGGCCGAGCCCGTTCAGGCAGGCCCCAACTGGGACAGTCTGATTGAAATCGCCCGGCAGCTTTCGATGGGCATTTTGGCCGTCAGCGCTCTGCTGGTGCTGCGCATTTTTACCCGGGCCGCCGCCAAAACCGCCGCCCAGCCGGCGTCGGGCACTGAAATGATGCTCGGCGGTGCAGGGATGCCGATGCTGCCGGCCGGAATGGATACACCGGCGGCTATGCGGCGAATGATTGCCGCCCAGCTTCAGCAGAATCCGGAACAGGTGCGGACGCTCTTCAGTACATGGCTTGCGGAGGACCAGTAA
- a CDS encoding FliG C-terminal domain-containing protein, which produces MRLKGIQKAALLLTSLDAATARELLKGQPQEVIQRIAMELSQLDAQGKQNSEQALQVAREFCGHLQQAQAGTLHIKSFVNSLIHGTASKEKAAELQARMQQAVREKDPFLVIASASPAHIAAALENEPPQAVALVLSALPPKISTEVLNRLAPEKSQQVIWRMTQAIEVSPKTLRRIGEILCKRIMDLNREESPVVKETVPKEVLRKVALVLSGLEKEKRDTLLKEIEARDKETAKTVKALMVTWEDIVKIEDRSLQQVLRNVEPTVLAKALHGADPAIVAKIRSNISERASQMVDEEISLMGEPRKKDVLAAREEVVKPLREANESEELLFIEEEG; this is translated from the coding sequence ATGCGGTTGAAGGGAATCCAGAAAGCGGCTCTCCTTCTGACCAGTCTGGATGCGGCTACAGCCCGAGAACTGCTCAAGGGCCAGCCCCAGGAGGTCATCCAGAGAATTGCGATGGAACTGTCGCAGCTGGACGCACAGGGAAAGCAAAACAGCGAACAGGCCCTTCAGGTGGCCCGCGAATTCTGCGGACATCTTCAGCAGGCCCAGGCGGGCACCCTGCATATCAAAAGTTTCGTCAATTCGCTCATCCACGGTACGGCCAGCAAAGAGAAAGCCGCCGAACTGCAGGCCCGAATGCAGCAGGCCGTCCGGGAGAAGGACCCCTTCCTCGTCATCGCCTCCGCTTCTCCCGCCCACATTGCCGCCGCACTCGAAAACGAACCGCCGCAGGCAGTCGCCCTGGTCTTGTCGGCCCTGCCCCCGAAAATCAGCACGGAGGTGCTCAATCGGCTTGCGCCCGAAAAAAGCCAGCAGGTCATCTGGCGGATGACGCAGGCCATTGAGGTATCGCCCAAGACGCTGCGGCGAATCGGAGAAATTCTCTGCAAACGCATTATGGACTTAAACCGGGAGGAATCTCCCGTCGTCAAGGAAACTGTTCCCAAAGAGGTCCTGCGCAAAGTCGCCTTGGTTCTGAGCGGACTGGAAAAAGAAAAACGGGACACTCTTTTAAAGGAAATTGAAGCAAGGGACAAAGAAACCGCCAAAACCGTCAAGGCCCTGATGGTGACCTGGGAAGACATTGTTAAAATTGAAGACCGCTCGCTGCAGCAGGTGCTGCGCAATGTCGAGCCGACAGTCCTGGCCAAGGCCCTCCACGGAGCCGACCCGGCGATTGTCGCCAAAATCCGCTCCAATATTTCCGAACGGGCCTCCCAAATGGTCGATGAAGAAATCTCCCTGATGGGCGAACCGCGCAAGAAAGACGTTCTGGCGGCGCGGGAAGAGGTGGTCAAGCCCCTCCGCGAAGCCAATGAAAGTGAAGAGCTGCTCTTTATTGAGGAGGAAGGATGA
- a CDS encoding FliH/SctL family protein, producing the protein MKKTVVHLPSGAPISSACVVDRPPRTAAPAPRPQNPPNRQIQQALAALQKAAEQMQETAQRLFASHREQLIRLSIEIASKILAKEIQDQNYQIEAILRQALEGIEQDRPMTVRLHPQDLQTIQQTAAKSDGTDTPLIRWIPDPTIQPAECVIETEEGIIEWIIEEHLRRISDALLSGVPTHDKNGNENLLD; encoded by the coding sequence ATGAAAAAGACCGTGGTTCATCTGCCCTCCGGGGCGCCGATTTCCTCCGCCTGCGTCGTGGACAGGCCGCCGCGGACCGCCGCACCGGCCCCGCGCCCCCAGAATCCGCCGAATCGGCAGATTCAGCAGGCCCTGGCCGCCCTTCAAAAGGCCGCCGAACAGATGCAGGAAACCGCCCAGCGGCTTTTTGCCTCTCATCGCGAGCAGCTCATTCGGCTCAGTATTGAAATTGCCTCCAAAATCCTGGCCAAAGAGATTCAGGACCAAAACTATCAAATCGAGGCAATTCTTCGGCAGGCCCTGGAGGGAATCGAACAGGACCGGCCGATGACCGTTCGGCTCCATCCGCAGGACCTCCAGACCATCCAGCAAACCGCCGCAAAATCTGACGGAACGGATACACCGCTGATTCGCTGGATTCCGGACCCGACGATTCAGCCGGCCGAATGCGTCATTGAAACCGAAGAAGGAATTATTGAGTGGATTATTGAAGAACATTTACGGCGAATTTCCGACGCCCTGCTGAGCGGGGTTCCAACGCATGATAAAAACGGAAATGAAAACCTGCTCGATTGA
- a CDS encoding FliI/YscN family ATPase, which yields MKTCSIDLEPLCQTVRTLRLAEPKGVLVRISGLILESSGPSVGLGRLCQIRMRCGRTIEAEVVGFRDGHVILLPLDTLDGAAPGDVVIALDKPRMIPVSRALQGRVLDGLGRPIDHNGPIPAEEFRPLQSTSPDPLQRKMIDQPLPLGIRAIDGLLTCGKGQRIGVFAGSGVGKSVLLGEIANGSAADINVVALVGERGREVREFLEKDLGPEGRARSVIVVATSDSAPIQRVKAAFTAVTIAEYFRDRGCSVLFMMDSLTRFAQAQREIGLAAGEPPTTKGYCPSVFAMMPRLIERLGCCPHGSITGILTVLAEADDLNDPVADSARSLLDGHIVLSRKLADRGHYPAIDILQSISRLMPSVASDEHKKAALKLREIYATYTDAEDLIQIGAFAPGSNRRIDGSIALIDRIRNFLIQPIRQRCPFEQTIQQMKEIADAWDRLLSDGAAEKTAARPKGRLNPPAAGGPK from the coding sequence ATGAAAACCTGCTCGATTGACTTGGAGCCGCTCTGTCAAACGGTGCGGACGCTGCGTCTGGCCGAACCGAAAGGCGTGCTGGTTCGCATCTCCGGCCTGATTCTCGAAAGCAGCGGCCCGTCCGTCGGTCTGGGCAGACTGTGCCAAATTCGGATGCGGTGCGGACGCACCATCGAGGCCGAGGTCGTCGGATTCCGGGACGGCCATGTCATCCTGCTCCCGCTGGATACCCTCGACGGAGCAGCCCCGGGTGATGTCGTCATCGCTCTGGACAAACCGCGGATGATTCCCGTCAGCCGGGCTCTGCAGGGCCGCGTCCTGGACGGGCTCGGACGGCCCATTGACCACAACGGTCCGATTCCGGCCGAGGAGTTTCGTCCCCTGCAGAGCACAAGCCCCGACCCCCTGCAGCGAAAGATGATTGACCAGCCCCTGCCGCTGGGCATCCGTGCCATCGACGGACTGCTGACCTGCGGGAAGGGACAGCGCATCGGCGTCTTTGCCGGCAGCGGCGTCGGCAAGAGCGTGCTGCTGGGAGAGATTGCCAACGGCAGTGCCGCCGACATCAATGTCGTTGCTCTCGTCGGGGAACGCGGACGCGAAGTGCGGGAATTTCTCGAGAAAGACCTCGGCCCGGAGGGTCGGGCCCGCAGTGTGATTGTCGTGGCGACCTCCGATTCGGCGCCCATCCAGCGGGTCAAGGCCGCCTTCACCGCCGTCACAATCGCCGAATACTTCCGCGACCGGGGCTGCAGCGTCCTGTTTATGATGGATTCCCTGACCCGGTTTGCCCAGGCGCAGCGGGAAATCGGTCTGGCCGCCGGCGAGCCCCCGACCACCAAAGGATACTGTCCGAGCGTTTTTGCAATGATGCCTCGGCTGATTGAGCGGCTCGGATGCTGTCCGCACGGAAGCATCACCGGCATCCTGACGGTTCTGGCGGAAGCCGATGACCTCAACGACCCGGTGGCCGACAGCGCTCGTTCGCTTCTGGACGGACATATCGTCTTAAGCCGAAAACTGGCGGACCGCGGACATTATCCGGCGATTGACATTCTCCAAAGCATCAGCCGGCTGATGCCGTCGGTGGCATCAGACGAACACAAAAAGGCCGCCTTGAAACTTCGGGAAATTTATGCCACCTATACGGACGCAGAAGATTTGATACAAATCGGCGCTTTTGCTCCCGGGAGCAACCGCCGCATTGACGGTTCGATTGCCCTGATAGACCGCATCCGCAATTTCCTCATTCAGCCCATCCGCCAACGGTGCCCCTTTGAGCAGACCATCCAGCAGATGAAGGAGATTGCGGACGCCTGGGACCGGCTTCTGTCTGACGGAGCCGCCGAGAAAACCGCCGCCAGGCCCAAAGGCCGCCTGAATCCGCCTGCGGCAGGAGGTCCGAAATGA
- a CDS encoding MotA/TolQ/ExbB proton channel family protein — translation MDLATIIGLILGFSVIIVSIAMGGGAMAFVHIPSMCIVVGGMLCATMIHFSLPQFLGIFSVIKKAILVKVPSPNELIQQMVNYAAISRRDGALALEEHIRKTDIPFLAKGLQMLVDGQDEEKMREMLSLEIDALQERHARGKKILEFMGASAPAFGMLGTLIGLVQMLRNLTSPDQIGAGMAVALITTFYGAILANLIFIPLAGKLGLYSQAEITAMQMILEGICTISRGENPTIVREKMQAFLAPNHREEIKANI, via the coding sequence ATGGATCTTGCAACGATTATCGGTTTGATTCTCGGCTTTTCCGTCATTATCGTCTCGATTGCCATGGGAGGCGGGGCAATGGCCTTCGTCCACATCCCCTCCATGTGCATCGTCGTGGGAGGAATGCTCTGTGCCACCATGATTCACTTCTCGCTGCCGCAGTTTCTGGGCATTTTCTCCGTCATCAAAAAGGCTATCCTGGTAAAAGTCCCTTCTCCGAATGAACTGATTCAGCAAATGGTCAATTATGCGGCCATCAGCCGACGCGACGGCGCCCTGGCCCTGGAAGAACACATTCGAAAAACCGACATTCCCTTCCTGGCTAAAGGGCTCCAGATGCTCGTGGACGGTCAGGACGAAGAAAAAATGCGGGAGATGCTTTCGCTGGAAATCGATGCCCTGCAGGAACGGCACGCCCGCGGCAAAAAAATCCTCGAGTTTATGGGGGCCTCCGCACCGGCCTTCGGAATGCTCGGCACCCTCATCGGCCTGGTGCAGATGCTCCGCAACCTCACTTCGCCCGACCAGATCGGGGCCGGAATGGCCGTCGCCCTGATTACCACCTTTTACGGGGCGATTCTGGCCAATCTGATTTTCATCCCGCTGGCCGGCAAACTCGGGCTGTATTCCCAGGCGGAAATCACCGCCATGCAGATGATTCTTGAGGGCATCTGCACCATCAGCCGCGGCGAAAACCCCACCATCGTCCGGGAAAAAATGCAGGCGTTTCTGGCTCCCAATCACCGGGAGGAAATCAAAGCCAATATCTAA
- a CDS encoding flagellar motor protein MotB yields MAGTKRKIEDEQPGAPEWLVTFSDCMTLLLTFFVLLISFATFEKETFVSLAQSFAQSLPSIGWSRVTDRDSFQKKQQTNDQVDQIKGTETRTNITRMTSNFMKEKKPLDFRNLKVFTVPSDQFFWGQGAAISQSGREVLTALAKFLGSVTGRIVIAETGPEDKMELSLARCMAVLDYLTQEGGLTPERFSISPTTTQRTAPTVRQLEITLLERSIYE; encoded by the coding sequence ATGGCAGGCACGAAAAGGAAAATCGAAGACGAACAGCCGGGGGCGCCCGAATGGCTGGTTACCTTCAGCGACTGTATGACGCTGCTGCTGACTTTTTTTGTCCTGCTGATCAGCTTTGCCACCTTTGAAAAAGAAACGTTCGTATCGCTGGCCCAGTCCTTCGCCCAATCCCTGCCTTCAATCGGATGGTCTCGAGTCACCGACCGTGACTCGTTCCAGAAAAAACAGCAGACCAATGACCAGGTGGACCAAATCAAAGGAACCGAAACCCGGACCAATATCACGCGGATGACCAGCAACTTTATGAAGGAAAAAAAGCCGCTGGATTTCCGCAACCTGAAAGTCTTTACGGTCCCTTCGGACCAGTTCTTCTGGGGACAGGGCGCCGCTATTTCTCAATCCGGACGGGAAGTCCTGACGGCACTGGCCAAGTTTCTGGGCTCTGTCACAGGACGCATCGTTATTGCGGAAACCGGTCCGGAAGACAAAATGGAGCTGTCGCTGGCCCGCTGCATGGCCGTGCTGGACTATCTGACTCAGGAGGGGGGGCTGACTCCGGAACGCTTCAGCATCTCGCCGACTACCACTCAGCGCACCGCTCCGACGGTGCGGCAGCTGGAAATCACCCTGCTGGAACGGAGCATCTACGAATGA
- a CDS encoding flagellar motor protein MotB has product MSRKKNQPSSSGGAPAWIVTYSDMVTLLLTFFVMLLSMASYQVEQHKFLAGTNSFRRALTDLGLSGFLIENKSSQEFEHPKPTYNIDEGKDEEKDRSIDARTEILRRILFEIERKMKISPSQIDGVSKTFLPMKIRFAPGSAALDDKAKKDLQTAWNQICISVTGREAMLYILGLAADEKTPAAQFTLSARRAKAVKDYLETLNPSDKKIPIFCWGAGRGGEWTSRNGLITPQTQILITLILEK; this is encoded by the coding sequence ATGAGCCGAAAAAAAAACCAACCGAGTTCCAGCGGCGGGGCCCCCGCCTGGATTGTCACTTATTCAGATATGGTTACCCTGCTGCTGACTTTTTTCGTGATGCTGCTCAGCATGGCCAGTTATCAGGTGGAACAGCATAAATTCCTGGCCGGAACCAACTCGTTCCGCCGTGCCCTGACCGATTTGGGCTTAAGCGGCTTTCTGATTGAAAACAAAAGCAGTCAGGAATTTGAACACCCCAAGCCCACCTACAACATCGATGAAGGAAAAGATGAAGAAAAAGACCGTTCCATCGACGCCCGCACAGAAATCCTTCGGCGAATCCTGTTCGAAATTGAACGCAAAATGAAAATTTCCCCTTCGCAAATCGACGGGGTTTCCAAAACGTTTCTTCCCATGAAAATCCGGTTTGCTCCCGGCAGCGCCGCCCTGGATGACAAAGCCAAAAAAGACCTTCAGACGGCCTGGAATCAAATCTGTATCTCCGTCACCGGACGTGAGGCGATGCTTTATATCCTCGGATTAGCCGCCGATGAAAAGACCCCGGCCGCGCAATTCACCCTTTCCGCCCGGCGGGCCAAAGCCGTCAAAGACTATCTGGAAACCCTGAATCCTTCCGACAAAAAAATTCCTATTTTCTGCTGGGGGGCCGGGCGCGGCGGGGAATGGACCAGCCGGAACGGCTTAATTACACCCCAAACCCAGATTCTAATAACCCTGATTCTTGAAAAATAA
- a CDS encoding flagellar biosynthetic protein FliO translates to MLKKRLIGLGLVFAVCLAGQWGLSAHLSEASGPAQTAPPNWLESQAPAQSQNLDNLHQNLVRQLLVMTFIVALFGGALWWFVRKYSKGLLVGKGRFITILETIPLGPRKTVHLLEVGHKKLLIGSTPDSIRLLADLTEPDQPSSSQKDASQ, encoded by the coding sequence ATGCTGAAAAAAAGGCTCATAGGGCTCGGGTTGGTCTTTGCCGTATGTCTGGCTGGACAATGGGGCTTGTCCGCCCACCTGAGCGAAGCGTCCGGACCCGCTCAAACCGCTCCGCCGAACTGGCTGGAGTCCCAAGCGCCCGCTCAATCCCAAAATCTGGACAATCTGCATCAAAATCTTGTCCGACAACTCTTAGTGATGACCTTCATCGTCGCCCTGTTCGGCGGGGCGCTCTGGTGGTTTGTCCGTAAATACAGCAAAGGACTGCTGGTCGGCAAGGGACGATTCATTACAATTCTCGAAACCATCCCTCTGGGGCCTCGAAAAACGGTTCATCTGCTCGAGGTCGGCCATAAAAAACTTCTGATCGGCAGTACGCCGGACAGCATTCGCCTTCTGGCGGACCTCACAGAGCCCGACCAGCCGAGTTCTTCTCAAAAGGATGCCTCGCAATGA
- the fliP gene encoding flagellar type III secretion system pore protein FliP (The bacterial flagellar biogenesis protein FliP forms a type III secretion system (T3SS)-type pore required for flagellar assembly.), which translates to MRRIGFLLCLLVWVQTVWAAQSPAPQPAAAAGQSAMPTLEDLLNLIDKASTDPQQQTPTPWSGPIRLVFLFTLLALLPSILAMMTSFTRIAIVLGFVRRALGTQNIPPNTALLGLALFLTLFTMAPTFSKIHQEAILPYLNNQMELPQSTEIASAALKEFMLRQTRTSDLAVFVNMARISPPSQASDLPLHIVTPAFVISEFRTAFEIGCLMFVPFLLLDLVISSVLLSAGMMMLPPVMISLPFKLILFILVDGWGILAQGLSLSFK; encoded by the coding sequence ATGAGACGCATCGGATTCCTCCTCTGTCTGCTGGTGTGGGTTCAAACGGTCTGGGCGGCACAAAGCCCTGCCCCGCAGCCCGCTGCTGCGGCCGGTCAGAGCGCCATGCCTACCCTCGAAGACCTGCTGAACCTGATTGACAAGGCCTCGACCGACCCCCAGCAGCAGACACCGACGCCCTGGAGCGGACCGATTCGCCTGGTGTTTCTGTTTACGCTGCTGGCCCTGCTGCCCAGCATTCTGGCGATGATGACCTCCTTTACACGCATTGCCATCGTGCTCGGCTTTGTTCGGCGGGCCTTAGGCACCCAAAACATCCCCCCCAATACCGCCCTGCTGGGGCTGGCGCTTTTTCTGACCCTCTTTACGATGGCCCCCACCTTTTCCAAAATTCATCAGGAAGCCATCCTGCCGTATCTGAATAATCAAATGGAGCTCCCGCAGAGCACCGAAATCGCCAGTGCCGCCCTGAAAGAGTTTATGCTGCGCCAGACGCGAACCTCCGATCTGGCGGTGTTTGTCAACATGGCCCGCATCAGCCCGCCCTCTCAGGCATCGGACCTGCCTTTGCATATCGTCACACCGGCCTTTGTCATCAGCGAGTTTCGAACCGCCTTCGAAATCGGATGCCTGATGTTTGTCCCCTTCCTCCTGCTGGACCTGGTGATTTCCAGCGTCCTGCTCAGCGCGGGGATGATGATGCTGCCGCCGGTGATGATTTCACTGCCATTTAAACTGATTCTGTTTATTCTCGTGGACGGCTGGGGAATCCTGGCCCAGGGATTAAGTTTAAGCTTCAAATAA
- a CDS encoding flagellar biosynthetic protein FliQ: MTADYILYLGRHTMETALLVSAPILIVCAGLGILISLFQTVTSIRDMTLATAPKLIGVGITTLFFGHWMLQILMKFTYEIFTQIQTYGQ, from the coding sequence ATGACAGCGGACTATATCCTCTACCTCGGACGTCATACAATGGAAACCGCCCTGCTGGTCTCGGCACCGATTCTGATTGTCTGTGCCGGTCTGGGCATCCTGATTTCTCTGTTTCAAACCGTCACCTCCATTCGCGATATGACTCTGGCTACAGCCCCGAAGCTCATCGGCGTGGGCATTACCACGCTGTTCTTCGGACACTGGATGCTGCAGATTCTGATGAAGTTCACCTACGAAATCTTTACCCAAATACAGACCTACGGACAGTAG
- the fliR gene encoding flagellar biosynthetic protein FliR gives MDLFGGKLFGFFLILTRLGAFFAAAPMFSWEVLSVQLKIAVAVVLSLFFTLLAPAPAPAAAAPIEMVLLLGQEALYGLAMGIAAYCLFSVIHMAGQYIEQEMGLSMAQVFDPFTGEEGHPLALLLEVLFILLLFATNSHLLLVQILSRSFERYPPTSTPHLGRLTESILQAGSAMFLLALQMAAPLLAAFMLLMVVLAFMARVAPESNVLFLSFPLRIGMGLILLGFFVPYIHSYLQHFARWLERLLPL, from the coding sequence ATGGACCTGTTCGGCGGAAAACTTTTTGGTTTTTTCCTCATCCTGACCCGTCTGGGGGCCTTTTTTGCCGCCGCCCCCATGTTCAGCTGGGAGGTGCTTTCGGTTCAGCTGAAGATTGCTGTGGCAGTCGTATTGAGCCTGTTTTTCACCCTGCTGGCGCCGGCACCGGCACCGGCCGCAGCGGCTCCCATCGAAATGGTCCTGCTGCTCGGCCAGGAAGCCCTCTACGGGCTGGCGATGGGAATTGCCGCCTATTGCCTCTTCAGCGTTATCCACATGGCCGGTCAATACATCGAACAGGAAATGGGCCTGAGCATGGCCCAGGTCTTTGACCCGTTCACCGGTGAAGAAGGGCACCCGCTGGCCCTGCTGCTGGAGGTTCTTTTTATCCTGCTTTTGTTTGCCACGAACAGTCATCTGCTGCTTGTGCAGATTCTCTCCCGCAGTTTTGAAAGATATCCGCCGACCAGCACGCCCCATCTGGGCCGGCTGACTGAAAGCATCCTCCAGGCCGGCTCAGCGATGTTTCTGCTGGCCCTGCAGATGGCCGCACCGCTTTTGGCGGCCTTTATGCTCCTGATGGTCGTTCTGGCCTTTATGGCGCGGGTCGCTCCCGAATCCAATGTCCTGTTTCTCAGCTTTCCCCTGCGAATCGGAATGGGTCTGATTCTGCTCGGATTTTTCGTTCCCTATATCCATAGTTACCTGCAGCACTTTGCCCGCTGGCTCGAGCGCCTGCTGCCCCTCTAA
- the flhB gene encoding flagellar biosynthesis protein FlhB produces MPEPNRTEHPTPRRLEKAREEGHFPQSQEMLSAVSLIALTLTTALCAPWLIRWSKQQLLSGLSCQTLWLDNPQSFLAFADSLILDVLKVTAPFLLALTAAGAAGCIAVSGYNFAPKALAWKLENLNPMRGLKSLFSPESLMRLGLSVVKILFLAVIVWLYVHNKLSSLTTFQWMQPEEILASIGRLLFGISIRICGGLLVLAFLDLLYHRWRFIENLKMTKQEVKTEHRDTEGAPEVKSRIRQKQFETAMRRMLQEVPKANVVLVNPDHVAVALRYDPSKTPAPIVVAKGADHLCEKIKEVARAYGVPILRRPPLARELYATVKLGQPIPEKLYTAVAEILALLHRLRHSR; encoded by the coding sequence ATGCCCGAACCGAACCGTACAGAACACCCAACCCCGCGGCGCCTCGAGAAGGCCAGAGAGGAAGGACATTTCCCCCAGAGCCAGGAGATGCTCTCGGCTGTCTCGCTGATTGCCCTGACCTTGACAACCGCCCTTTGTGCCCCCTGGCTTATCCGCTGGTCCAAACAGCAGCTTTTGTCGGGGCTTTCCTGTCAGACGCTCTGGCTGGACAACCCGCAATCCTTTCTGGCATTCGCCGATTCCCTCATCCTCGACGTGCTGAAAGTAACCGCCCCGTTTCTGCTGGCTTTGACCGCCGCCGGGGCTGCCGGATGCATCGCCGTCAGCGGCTACAACTTTGCCCCCAAAGCGCTGGCCTGGAAACTGGAAAATCTTAACCCGATGCGGGGTCTCAAATCGCTCTTTTCCCCGGAATCCCTGATGCGGCTGGGGTTGTCTGTTGTAAAAATCCTCTTTTTAGCCGTGATTGTCTGGCTGTATGTACACAACAAACTTTCCTCCCTGACAACCTTTCAATGGATGCAGCCCGAAGAGATTCTGGCCTCCATCGGGCGGCTGCTCTTCGGGATTTCCATCCGCATCTGCGGGGGCCTGCTGGTTCTGGCATTTCTGGACCTTCTTTATCATCGCTGGCGATTCATCGAAAACCTCAAAATGACCAAACAGGAAGTCAAGACCGAACACCGCGATACAGAAGGCGCCCCGGAAGTCAAATCCAGAATCCGCCAAAAGCAGTTTGAAACCGCCATGCGGCGGATGCTTCAGGAGGTCCCGAAGGCCAATGTGGTCCTTGTCAACCCCGACCATGTCGCCGTCGCCCTTCGATATGACCCCTCCAAAACCCCTGCCCCCATTGTGGTCGCCAAAGGCGCCGACCACCTCTGCGAAAAAATCAAAGAAGTGGCTCGTGCGTACGGTGTGCCCATCCTGCGGCGCCCGCCTCTGGCACGCGAGCTGTACGCCACGGTCAAACTGGGCCAGCCCATTCCGGAAAAACTGTACACGGCCGTTGCCGAAATCCTCGCCCTGCTGCATCGGCTCCGGCACAGCAGATAA